The following proteins come from a genomic window of Campylobacter concisus:
- a CDS encoding response regulator transcription factor, producing MVNVLMIEDDPEFAQILSEYLDSFNIKVTNFEDPYLGLSAGIKNYDLLILDLTLPGIDGLEVCKEIRQKYDIPIIISSARSDISDKVVGLQLGADDYLPKPYDPKEMYARITSLIRRYKKTNEVQEEVVDSAFRIDDKRHEIYFNNEPLALTPAEYEILTYLIKQHSFSVSREQLVYNCKSLKDKDSKSLDVIIGRLRSKIGDSSKAPKHIFSVRGIGYKLIG from the coding sequence ATGGTTAATGTTTTAATGATAGAAGACGATCCAGAATTTGCGCAAATTTTATCTGAATATCTTGATAGTTTTAATATAAAAGTTACGAATTTTGAAGACCCTTATTTAGGACTTAGTGCTGGAATAAAAAACTATGATTTGCTAATACTTGATCTTACTTTGCCGGGCATTGATGGGCTTGAGGTTTGTAAAGAAATTCGCCAAAAATACGACATTCCTATCATCATAAGTTCAGCTAGAAGCGATATTAGTGACAAGGTTGTTGGACTTCAGCTTGGTGCTGATGATTATTTGCCAAAACCATACGATCCAAAAGAGATGTATGCTCGTATCACAAGTCTTATAAGAAGATATAAAAAGACAAATGAAGTACAAGAAGAGGTCGTTGATAGCGCATTTAGGATCGATGATAAACGTCACGAAATTTACTTTAACAATGAGCCGTTGGCACTTACTCCAGCTGAGTATGAAATTTTGACATATCTTATCAAACAACACAGTTTTTCAGTATCACGCGAACAGCTAGTTTATAACTGCAAAAGCCTAAAAGATAAAGATTCAAAGAGCTTAGATGTTATTATCGGACGCCTTAGATCAAAAATCGGTGATAGCTCAAAAGCCCCGAAACATATATTTTCAGTAAGAGGCATAGGATATAAGCTTATCGGATGA
- the dnaJ gene encoding molecular chaperone DnaJ encodes MEFDYYEILEISRNASGDEIKKAFRRLALKYHPDRNSGDKEAELKFKQINEAYQVLSDEQKRSIYDRYGKEGLEGRFGSGGGFSADFDLSDIFDSFFGGGFASSSRQRKRYSEKYSADLEIPINLEFNEAIFGCEKEIKFDQKVPCPTCNATGSKDGKSKTCQHCGGSGRITRGNGFMNIVQECPYCHGSGEVISEPCPDCNAKAYKIQQQTVKITIPEGVDSGMRMRVAGKGNIGTNGVQGDLYVSINVKEDKHFIRHNDDVYLEIPVFFTQAILGESIKIPTLRGETELKLPVGAKDKQQFIFENEGIKSVNSRKKGRLVAQISIQTPEKLSDEQKELLNKLQASFGIESGKSNTDESVFDKIKSWFKGDEPKGKKKK; translated from the coding sequence GTGGAATTTGACTATTACGAAATCCTTGAAATTTCAAGAAATGCAAGCGGAGATGAGATCAAAAAAGCCTTTAGAAGGCTTGCTTTAAAATATCATCCAGATAGAAATTCTGGCGACAAAGAGGCTGAACTAAAATTTAAACAGATAAATGAAGCTTATCAAGTTTTAAGCGACGAACAAAAACGCTCTATCTACGACAGATACGGCAAAGAAGGTCTTGAGGGTCGATTTGGTAGCGGTGGCGGATTTAGTGCCGATTTTGATCTTTCAGATATTTTTGACTCATTTTTTGGTGGCGGTTTTGCGAGTAGTTCTAGACAGAGAAAAAGATACTCTGAAAAATACTCAGCCGATCTTGAAATTCCTATAAATTTGGAGTTTAACGAAGCTATTTTTGGTTGTGAAAAAGAGATAAAATTTGATCAAAAAGTGCCTTGCCCAACATGCAATGCAACTGGTAGTAAAGATGGCAAGAGCAAGACATGCCAGCACTGTGGCGGAAGTGGCAGGATAACACGCGGAAATGGCTTTATGAATATCGTCCAAGAGTGCCCATATTGCCATGGAAGCGGTGAAGTAATAAGCGAACCATGCCCTGATTGTAATGCAAAAGCTTATAAAATCCAGCAACAAACTGTAAAGATTACTATCCCTGAGGGCGTTGATAGCGGTATGAGAATGAGAGTAGCTGGCAAAGGCAATATCGGTACAAACGGCGTTCAAGGCGATCTTTATGTAAGCATAAATGTAAAAGAAGATAAGCATTTCATTCGTCATAACGACGATGTTTATCTAGAAATTCCTGTCTTTTTCACGCAAGCTATACTTGGCGAAAGCATAAAAATTCCAACGCTTCGAGGAGAAACTGAGCTAAAACTACCTGTTGGAGCAAAGGACAAGCAGCAATTTATCTTTGAAAATGAAGGTATAAAAAGCGTGAATTCGCGCAAAAAAGGTAGGCTTGTAGCGCAAATTTCTATTCAAACACCTGAAAAACTAAGCGATGAGCAAAAAGAGCTTTTAAATAAGCTTCAGGCTAGCTTTGGCATAGAATCAGGCAAATCAAATACCGATGAAAGCGTCTTTGATAAGATAAAAAGCTGGTTTAAAGGCGATGAGCCAAAAGGCAAAAAGAAAAAATAA
- the pyk gene encoding pyruvate kinase — protein sequence MIKKTKIVATLGPASDNEETMEAMVKAGVNVFRLNFSHGTHEYHKLNIDKIRNIEKKLNKRIGILQDICGPKIRVGKLSEPFYLKAGDELSIHADEIIGEKVEKGIYKVSLNQPQILPMLKVGEYVYLYDGSIRAKVVSEGKEIVKTIIENDGILNSNKGVNFPNTALGIEIITPKDKEDMKFGATHGVNFVAISFVQDANDVIKAKNILKEFGSRAAVLSKIEKFDAVENIDDIISKSDGIMVARGDLGIEVPFYKVPTIQKLIIKKANAASKPVITATQMMLSMAEHETATRAEISDVANAVLDGTDAVMLSEESAIGKNPVAVVEAMSKTIIQTQSIYPYNKFDEFDFFDETDMVASSAASLAVRIKADALISITGSGKSAIKLARNRTNIDIIAVAHDEQTAHMLTLAWGVTPALVLEKTKLSSLLANVMKKAYEEGYVEHDKTYLVTAGHPTGVEGSTNLIRIIRRDQLDYYLELATE from the coding sequence ATGATAAAAAAGACGAAAATCGTAGCTACTTTGGGGCCAGCAAGTGATAATGAAGAGACAATGGAGGCGATGGTAAAAGCAGGCGTTAATGTCTTTCGTTTAAATTTTAGCCATGGGACACACGAATACCATAAATTAAACATTGACAAGATAAGAAATATCGAAAAAAAGCTAAATAAGAGAATAGGAATTTTACAAGATATCTGCGGCCCAAAGATCAGAGTTGGTAAGCTTAGTGAGCCATTTTATCTAAAGGCTGGTGATGAACTTAGTATCCATGCTGATGAGATTATCGGTGAAAAAGTGGAAAAAGGAATTTATAAAGTAAGCCTAAATCAGCCTCAAATTTTGCCAATGCTAAAGGTTGGCGAGTATGTCTATCTCTATGATGGCTCTATAAGGGCAAAGGTCGTTAGTGAAGGTAAAGAAATAGTAAAAACTATCATTGAAAATGATGGAATTTTAAACTCAAACAAAGGTGTAAATTTCCCAAATACAGCCCTTGGCATAGAAATCATCACGCCAAAAGATAAAGAAGATATGAAATTTGGCGCAACGCATGGCGTAAATTTTGTCGCCATTAGCTTCGTGCAAGATGCAAATGACGTAATAAAGGCAAAAAATATCTTAAAAGAATTTGGCTCAAGAGCTGCTGTCTTATCTAAGATCGAGAAATTTGACGCGGTTGAAAATATAGACGACATCATCTCAAAGAGTGATGGCATCATGGTAGCTCGTGGCGATCTTGGCATAGAAGTGCCATTTTATAAGGTTCCAACTATCCAAAAGCTCATCATCAAAAAAGCAAATGCAGCAAGCAAGCCAGTCATCACAGCAACCCAGATGATGCTAAGCATGGCAGAGCATGAGACTGCCACAAGGGCGGAGATCAGCGATGTGGCAAATGCCGTGCTAGACGGCACTGATGCTGTTATGCTAAGTGAGGAGAGTGCGATCGGTAAAAACCCAGTCGCGGTCGTAGAGGCGATGAGTAAAACGATCATCCAAACTCAAAGCATCTATCCATATAATAAATTTGATGAGTTTGACTTTTTTGACGAGACTGATATGGTGGCAAGTAGTGCCGCATCTCTTGCTGTTCGCATAAAGGCAGATGCTTTAATCTCAATCACTGGCTCAGGAAAATCGGCCATAAAATTAGCTAGAAACCGCACAAATATCGACATCATCGCAGTCGCTCACGATGAGCAAACAGCGCACATGCTTACTCTTGCTTGGGGCGTTACGCCAGCGCTTGTACTAGAAAAAACAAAGCTTAGCTCACTTTTGGCAAATGTCATGAAAAAGGCGTATGAAGAGGGATATGTCGAACACGATAAGACTTATCTTGTCACTGCCGGTCACCCTACGGGCGTTGAGGGTAGCACAAACCTTATACGCATCATCAGACGCGATCAGCTTGATTATTATTTGGAGCTTGCAACTGAGTAA
- a CDS encoding TRAP transporter substrate-binding protein, with protein sequence MNKFLLASLGLAAAACVAMGDDKVYKLKLASSWESTMPVLGDVPKELKDKVEKMSNGRLELRIDYPSKHKSPFAMLDFAKSGQYDITYTSSYYYKGKDAKTIFFTATPFMMNTDEQTAWYEFGGGKELEAKVYDPYNIKIFRAGNTGMQMGGWFKKEIKSLDDIKGLKIRIPGFGGEIYAKLGANINTIPTGELYMALEMGTIDSVEWVSPAYDMALGFHKVAKYYYTGWQEPNGETQFFFNKKSYEKLPDDLKAIFEAAAAEVARDANTKVFYSNVEYWDKMKSEYPDIQVKSFPPEVIAALKKATNELLDEESAKDPLFKEIVESQRAFLKKAREWTKISDYAYIKTNE encoded by the coding sequence ATGAATAAATTTTTATTAGCGTCTCTTGGTCTAGCAGCTGCTGCTTGCGTTGCTATGGGAGATGATAAAGTTTATAAGCTAAAGCTTGCTAGCTCATGGGAGAGCACTATGCCAGTGCTTGGTGATGTACCAAAAGAGCTAAAGGACAAAGTTGAAAAGATGAGTAATGGTAGACTTGAGCTAAGGATTGATTATCCATCAAAACATAAATCACCTTTTGCGATGCTTGATTTTGCTAAAAGCGGTCAATACGACATTACCTACACAAGTAGCTATTATTATAAAGGCAAAGATGCTAAAACTATATTTTTTACAGCAACTCCATTTATGATGAATACTGATGAGCAAACAGCTTGGTATGAATTTGGCGGTGGTAAGGAGCTTGAGGCAAAAGTTTACGATCCATACAATATCAAAATTTTTAGAGCTGGAAATACCGGCATGCAAATGGGTGGCTGGTTTAAAAAAGAGATCAAATCATTAGATGATATCAAAGGCTTAAAGATAAGAATTCCGGGCTTTGGTGGTGAAATTTACGCTAAACTTGGCGCCAACATCAATACTATCCCAACTGGTGAGCTTTACATGGCCCTTGAGATGGGAACGATCGACTCAGTCGAATGGGTTAGCCCAGCTTATGACATGGCACTTGGTTTTCACAAAGTGGCAAAATACTACTACACAGGTTGGCAAGAGCCAAACGGTGAAACTCAATTTTTCTTTAATAAAAAATCATACGAGAAGCTTCCAGATGACCTAAAAGCGATCTTTGAAGCAGCTGCAGCTGAAGTAGCAAGAGATGCAAATACAAAAGTATTTTATTCAAATGTCGAGTACTGGGATAAAATGAAAAGCGAGTATCCAGACATCCAAGTAAAATCTTTCCCACCAGAAGTAATCGCAGCTCTTAAAAAAGCTACAAATGAACTACTTGATGAAGAGAGCGCTAAAGATCCATTATTTAAAGAGATCGTTGAATCTCAAAGAGCTTTCCTTAAAAAAGCAAGAGAATGGACTAAAATTTCAGACTACGCTTATATCAAAACAAACGAATAG
- a CDS encoding shikimate dehydrogenase translates to MKTFAVFGDPIAHSVSPRLHNKAIADLGLKALYTRVLLKDGSELINKFKSLKLNGANVTLPHKEWALNLADEASDIARKIGSANTLVLKNDKIYAYNTDAPGFLKAIKNFKDVKKAIVLGAGGTANAITYALKEQGVDVCILNRSKDRLEKFKDEYKCFSWDNYEEQKFDLVINSTSAGLKDDFLPAPKEILKSIFKDAKFAFDVIYSKQTPFLEMAKQSSLGVKDGADMLLYQAVLALNLFFNNTLDESKIERSMREIFYL, encoded by the coding sequence ATGAAAACATTTGCAGTCTTTGGAGATCCAATAGCTCACTCGGTATCTCCGAGGCTGCACAACAAAGCCATTGCGGACCTTGGCTTAAAAGCACTTTACACAAGAGTCTTGCTAAAAGATGGCAGCGAATTAATCAATAAATTTAAATCCTTAAAATTAAACGGTGCAAATGTAACACTTCCACATAAAGAGTGGGCTTTAAATTTAGCCGATGAAGCTTCAGATATAGCTCGCAAAATAGGCTCTGCAAATACTCTTGTACTTAAAAATGACAAAATTTATGCATATAACACAGATGCGCCCGGGTTTTTAAAGGCAATAAAAAATTTTAAAGATGTAAAAAAAGCTATTGTCCTTGGAGCTGGCGGTACCGCAAATGCCATAACTTATGCATTAAAAGAACAAGGCGTTGATGTTTGCATACTAAATAGAAGCAAAGATAGGCTTGAGAAATTTAAAGATGAGTACAAATGCTTTAGTTGGGATAACTACGAAGAGCAAAAATTTGATCTAGTCATTAACTCGACCTCTGCTGGTTTAAAGGATGATTTTCTACCGGCACCTAAAGAAATTTTAAAAAGTATTTTTAAGGATGCTAAATTTGCATTTGATGTGATTTATAGCAAGCAGACACCATTTTTAGAAATGGCCAAGCAAAGTAGCCTTGGTGTAAAAGATGGCGCCGATATGCTTTTATATCAAGCGGTTCTAGCACTAAATTTATTTTTTAACAATACACTTGATGAGTCAAAGATCGAGCGCTCAATGAGAGAAATTTTCTATCTATAA